The Deltaproteobacteria bacterium genome contains a region encoding:
- the holB gene encoding DNA polymerase III subunit delta', translated as MPFELTGQVRATEILRGALERGQVHHAYLFGGPEGAGKELAALRFVQALNCEKAQGVACGTCGECKRIANHGHPDVNWVMPEQELIARKLAGRTDFSDAPSRDIRVAQVRKLIERLALKALTARRKAAVLVRAERMNPQAQNALLKTLEEPPPETTLILVTSAPDALLPTIRSRCLRVPFVPLPLEQVAAEVALQRKLPMSTATLCARLAQGSLSRALELDADRLAERAELFRDVASLKHDDARPALALAERLSERPEAEWALGMLELWLRDQLLLADGLDDASIANVDLRADLDRAVANQQSSRLLTRLDAVHAAQENIKKNGSPRLQLERLFLEYLP; from the coding sequence ATGCCGTTCGAGCTGACAGGCCAGGTGAGGGCCACCGAGATTCTTCGCGGCGCGCTGGAGCGCGGCCAGGTCCACCACGCGTACCTGTTCGGCGGACCGGAGGGCGCCGGGAAGGAGCTGGCGGCGCTCCGGTTCGTGCAGGCGCTCAACTGCGAGAAGGCCCAGGGCGTCGCGTGCGGCACCTGCGGCGAGTGCAAGCGCATCGCGAACCACGGCCACCCCGACGTGAACTGGGTGATGCCCGAGCAGGAGCTGATCGCGCGCAAGCTCGCCGGCCGCACCGACTTCTCCGATGCACCCTCGCGCGACATCCGCGTGGCCCAGGTGCGAAAGCTGATCGAGCGGCTGGCGTTGAAGGCGCTCACCGCGCGGCGCAAGGCCGCCGTGCTGGTGCGCGCGGAGCGGATGAATCCCCAAGCGCAGAACGCGCTGCTCAAGACCCTCGAAGAGCCGCCGCCGGAGACCACGCTGATCCTCGTGACCTCCGCGCCCGACGCGCTCTTGCCCACCATTCGCTCGCGTTGCCTGCGCGTGCCGTTCGTGCCGCTGCCGCTGGAGCAGGTGGCAGCCGAGGTCGCGCTGCAGCGGAAGCTGCCCATGAGCACGGCCACCCTTTGCGCGCGACTGGCGCAGGGCTCGCTCTCGCGCGCGCTGGAGCTCGACGCCGACCGGCTCGCCGAGCGCGCCGAGCTCTTCCGCGACGTGGCCTCGCTCAAGCACGACGACGCCCGACCCGCGCTGGCTTTGGCGGAGCGGCTCTCGGAGCGGCCCGAGGCGGAGTGGGCGCTGGGCATGCTCGAGCTCTGGCTGCGCGATCAGCTCTTGCTCGCCGACGGCCTCGACGATGCGTCCATCGCGAACGTGGACCTGCGCGCGGATCTGGATCGCGCGGTCGCCAATCAGCAGAGCTCGCGGTTGTTGACGCGGCTGGACGCCGTCCACGCGGCGCAGGAGAACATCAAGAAGAACGGCTCGCCGCGCCTGCAGCTGGAGCGGCTCTTCCTGGAGTACCTGCCGTGA
- a CDS encoding DNA polymerase III subunit delta yields the protein MTDVEPLLADIAKGKALPVYLVVGEEFLARKAAQELVDALVPKNMQGLNLTVMDAPSPVDVARDLATLPMFRGAKVVWAREPEFLLPKKGRVDALSKAREAWLANRRKDAARRVLGIAARAGWTAAQLDPSAPGGVGREAWKQELDIDLADVDMAFLADVARFCKEEGLTAPEGDASVLEALLAQGLPKGHALVIEASAVDGRSGLYKKLAELGEVVERKVERELRKLDIRDQVAEALAPFKKRMGNEAQDMLKALCGGNMRLLASEVEKLALYVGERPTIEPDDVKLLVLRAREEEFLELANAVQSRDVRGALAYVDEALGQGTHGLQIVGALASILRRLIDDKERYARMKLASRLNYRDFQDDVYPELSDDAKATGKKPPHPYVAFLGFQAQARFSRAELLGLLRAVGECDLELKTSAPQQVALERVLLRLRAA from the coding sequence GTGACCGACGTGGAGCCGCTGCTCGCCGACATCGCGAAGGGCAAGGCGCTGCCCGTGTACCTCGTCGTGGGCGAGGAGTTCTTGGCGCGGAAGGCAGCCCAAGAGCTCGTCGACGCGCTCGTGCCCAAGAACATGCAGGGGCTGAACCTGACGGTGATGGACGCGCCCTCGCCGGTCGACGTCGCGCGCGATCTGGCCACGCTGCCCATGTTCCGCGGCGCGAAGGTCGTCTGGGCGCGCGAGCCGGAGTTCTTGCTGCCGAAGAAGGGCCGCGTCGACGCGCTGTCGAAGGCGCGCGAGGCCTGGCTCGCCAATCGCCGCAAGGACGCTGCGCGTCGCGTGCTCGGCATCGCCGCGCGTGCGGGCTGGACCGCGGCGCAGCTGGATCCCTCGGCGCCGGGCGGCGTCGGGCGCGAGGCGTGGAAGCAAGAGCTCGACATCGATCTCGCCGACGTGGACATGGCCTTCCTGGCCGATGTCGCGCGCTTCTGCAAAGAAGAGGGGCTGACCGCGCCCGAGGGCGACGCGTCGGTGCTCGAGGCGCTGCTCGCGCAGGGCTTGCCCAAGGGGCACGCGCTGGTGATCGAGGCCTCGGCCGTCGACGGCCGGAGCGGGCTCTACAAGAAGCTCGCGGAGCTCGGCGAGGTCGTGGAGCGCAAGGTGGAGCGCGAGCTGCGCAAGCTCGACATCCGCGACCAGGTGGCCGAGGCGCTCGCGCCCTTCAAGAAGCGCATGGGCAACGAAGCCCAGGACATGCTCAAGGCGCTCTGCGGCGGCAACATGCGGCTGCTCGCGAGCGAGGTGGAGAAGCTGGCGCTGTACGTCGGCGAGCGGCCCACCATCGAGCCCGACGACGTGAAGCTCCTCGTGCTCCGCGCGCGCGAAGAGGAGTTTCTGGAGCTCGCGAACGCCGTCCAATCGCGCGATGTGCGCGGCGCGCTGGCGTATGTCGACGAGGCGCTGGGGCAGGGGACGCACGGGCTGCAGATCGTCGGCGCGCTGGCGAGCATCCTGCGCCGGCTGATCGACGACAAGGAGCGCTACGCGCGCATGAAGCTCGCGAGTCGCCTGAACTACCGCGACTTCCAGGACGACGTGTACCCGGAGCTCTCGGACGACGCGAAGGCCACGGGCAAGAAGCCGCCGCATCCGTACGTCGCGTTCCTGGGGTTCCAGGCCCAGGCGCGGTTCTCCCGAGCCGAGCTCCTGGGGCTGCTGCGAGCCGTGGGCGAGTGCGACCTGGAGCTGAAGACCTCGGCGCCTCAACAGGTTGCGCTCGAGCGCGTGCTGCTCCGACTTCGCGCGGCCTGA